The window TTCTTCCACAAGGGACGATGTAGACCCTGTCGGAGCTTGTGTAGGCGCAAAGGGAGCGAGAATTCAAGCGGTAATTGCCGAAATAGACGATGAAAAAATAGACGTTGTCCCATTTTCGGAAGACCCTAAAGTTTATATAAAAAACGCACTTTCACCGGCGGAAGTTTCAAAGGTAATCATCCTTGATGCGGAAAAAAGACTTGCTTTGGCAATAGTTGCCGAATCCCAATTATCGCTTGCAATAGGAAAACAGGGATTAAATGTAAGACTTGCAAACAGACTTGTAGACTGGAATATCGACGTAAAGACCGAAGAGCAATTTAAAGAAATGGATATTTATACCGATGCGATTAAGGCCGTAGAGGGCTTATTTGCGGAAGAAACCGAAGAAGACGACGAATATGAAGAAATTTCCGATGTTTCCGAACTTCCCGGTATTACGGAAGATATAGTTGCGGTTCTTCACAATAACGGAATAGAAGACGTTCAAGACCTGATAAATAAAGAAGATAATGAAATTAAAAATCTTGAGGGTATGACCGAAGATATGGCCGAAACTCTTCTCGATATTATTGCAAATGCGGTTGAAGTGGTAGAAGAAGATGAAGAGCGGGAAGAAAACACGGTAAATGAAAACGAAGAAATAGATATAGAAGAACATCAAGATGAAGAATTTGAGTGTCCCGAATGCGGACATCCGATTACAATAGATATGACAAAATGCCCGAATTGCGGTATAGAGCTTGCTTTTGAATACGAGGACGAAGAATAATTATAGGGGAAAAATAGTTTATGGCAGAAGATATTGAAAAAACAAACAAACCGGACGTAATTCTTAATAAAAAGAACAAACCTGTTTCCGAACAAAAAACGGAGCCTAAGAAAAAGGTTAGGGTTATTAAAAAACCTGTCTCTGAAAAACCGAAAAAACCCGAACAAAATGCGGAAGAAAAACTTTCGGCTTCAATATCTAAAGATATGCCTAAGCAGGTTGTTTCGGTAAAAAAAGCGGATTCTCAAACCGTAAAGCCCAAAGTCGACTCTACGAAAGACGGAGGAAAAGAAATTCAAAAAGCCGCACAGCAAGAAGAAGCCTTGCAGCAAAATCGGCCTCATTCCGAAAAACGGGAAGAACAAAAGCCTCAAACCGCTCAAACAGGAGAAGCTAAAAATAATCTTCCTCCGAAAAAAGAAGAAAAATCCGGAGCTCAGGTAAATACCGGCGCCCCGATAGATTTTTTGACAAAACGTCCTAATGTAAAAGCGGGAAACCTCGCCGATAACCCCCGAAAAAATCATCGGGACAGAGGCGACAGAAATACAGGCAAAAATCAGCACTTGGGCGGCCAGGGAAAAAGACGTGAAAGCAATTTTTCCGGAAGCCAGGCAAGAGCTTATTCGGACAGCAAAAAGCAAAACCGAAGCGGACAGGGTTTACAAAACAGAGGCGGAAAGCAGGACGGAAGAAGTCAGGGAAAACCGATGGGCTTCGCAGGCCAAAGACCCGCTCCGGCTCCCATACCTGTAGAAAAAAACAAGGGACAAAACAATAAAAAAGCATATACCAAGAAAAAGGAAATATACAGTAAAAAAGACAAAGAAGATGAATTTTTTGAAGAAAAGCTTTTAAACCAAAAGAAAAAGCAAAAAGAAAAAATTCATAATGTTCCGAAGCAAATAGAAATGATGGAAACCATTTCCGTCTCGGAATTGGCAAAGAAAATGAATTTAAAAGCCTCCGAGCTTATAGGCAAGTTAATGGGTATGGGAATGATGGTTACAATGAACCAATCCATAGATTACGATACCGCCGCAATTTTAGCTTCGGAATATGAATGCGATGTAAAAATAGTAAGTCTTTATGATGAAACCGTTATAGAAACAAAGGCTGATGAATTGGACGAGCTTCAACCGCGCCCTCCCGTAGTAACTATTATGGGTCACGTAGACCACGGAAAAACCAAAACCTTGGACGCTATCAGAAGTTCAAACGTAGCGGCAGGCGAATTCGGAGGAATTACTCAGCATATAGGCGCTTATACCGTCAATACCAAGGGAGGAAAAATAACCTTCCTTGATACGCCGGGACACGAAGCCTTTACGATGATGCGCGCACGCGGAGCGGAAATTACCGATATTGTAGTTTTGGTAGTAGCCGCCGATGACGGTGTTATGCCTCAAACCATAGAAGCTATAAACCATGCCCGCGCCGCAAAGGTTCCGATTATAGTTGCGGTAAATAAGGTGGATAAACCCGAAGCAAACATAGACAAGGTTAAAACACGCCTTTCGGAATTGGGCCTTATGCCCGAAGAATGGGGCGGAGATACGATGTTTGTAGAAATTTCCGCATTAAAAAAACAGGGAATTGACACCCTTCTTGAAACGATTTTACTGCAAGCGGAAGTGCTTGAGCTTAAAGCCAATTACGGCTGCAACGCCGAAGGAAAGGTTATAGAATCCAGAATCGACCACGGACGCGGGGTCGTAGCAACAATTATAGTTCAGCGCGGAACCCTGCGTACGGGAGACCCCTATGTGGCAGGTATTTATTCGGGAAGAGTAAGGGCTATTTTTAACGACCGCGGAGAAAAAATAGATGAGGCTTCACCCAGTATGCCCGTAGAAATTTTAGGACTTGAGGGAATGCCCAATGCCGGAGACCCCTTCCAAGTGACCGATTCGGAGCGGATTGCCCGACAAATTTCCGATAAAAGACAGGAACTTAAACGCTTTGAAGACTCCCGCAACGTTAAAAAGGTTACTTTGGATAATCTGTACGAAACAATTCACGAAGGCGAAGTTTTGGAGCTTAAAGTAATCATAAAAGGCGATGTGCAAGGTTCGGTTGAAGCCTTAAAACAATCGCTTGAAAAACTGTCCACTCCCGAAATAAGGTTAAACGTTATCCACGCTTCGGCGGGAGCAATTAACGATTCCGACGTTATGCTGGCGGCAGCCGACTCGAATGCAATTATCATAGGTTTTAACGTACGACCTACTCCGCAGGCAAAACTGTTGGCTGAACAGGAAAAAGTCGATATAAGAAAATACACCGTTATTTACACTGCGGTAAATGAAATCAAAGATGCAATGGAAGGAATGCTTTCACCGGACCTTAAAGAACAGGTTATAGGTACTGTGGAAGTTAGAAATACCTTTAAGGTTCCGAAAATCGGAAAAATTGCAGGCTGCTACGTTACGGACGGTACCGTTAAAAGAAACTGCACGGTTCACGTCATACGTGAAGGTATTGTTATTCACACGGGAAAAATTTCATCGCTCAAACGCTTTAAAGACGATGCAAAAGAGGTTGCCGCAGGTTTTGAATGCGGTATCTGTATCGAAGACTTTAATGATATTCAAGTTGACGACCAATTGGAAGTTATCGAAATAATCGAAATTGCCAGAAAACTGAGCGGAAGCGAAACATATAAGGCTCCTGAAATCCCGCAAGAGGAAATACATAATGAGTGAATTCAGATTGTCCCGTTTAGGCGAACAAATCAGAGAGGAAATTTCTTCTCTGATTGTTTCAAATAAAATAAAAGACCCGCGGGTTTTTTCCCTGCTTTCGGTAAACCGCGTAATAGTTTCCAAAGACCTTGCTTATGCAAAGGTTTATGTTTCAAGTTTTTTAGATGAACATAAAACAAAACAGGGCGTACGGGGTCTGGAAAATGCAGGCGGGTTTATACGCACTTATTTGGCAAAAAAATTACATATAAGACAATGCCCGGAGCTCAATTTTATTTTCGATACCAGTATAAAAGAAGGTATTGATATGGTAAACAAGCTGGAAAGCCTTGAAATTTCTCCCGCAGATTCCGATACGGAAAAGAGCTCTTAAAGCATAAATGCAAAAAAGAAACGGCTTTATTATTCCGTTTGCAAAGCAAACGGGACTTACAAGCTTTGCCTCTATGACTGCCGTAAAAAAAGCATTGGGAACAAAAAAAGTGGGCCACACCGGCACCCTCGATTCCTTTGCCGACGGTCTTTTGGTTTTGCTTTCCGATAAAATGACGCATCTTGCCGGCATAATTTCGGCGGGCAAAAAAAGCTATGAGGTTTGGGCGGAATTCGGAATACAAACATCAAGTCTGGATACTGAGGGCGAAATTATACGTACGGCCGAACTTCCGACCCTTTCGGCACTAGAAAAGGCAATACCCGAATTTATAGGAAAGATAGAACAAGTACCGCCCGAATTTTCCGCAATTAAAATAAACGGAAAAAGAGCTTCCGACAGAATAAGGCAGGGAGAACGGGTAGACTTAGCTCCGCGTCCGATTGAAATTTTCAATATCGGTTTAATAAACATAATCCCCTCACTTGACGGCAAGGTAAAATACGCAAGACTTTCGGTTGACTGCTCAAAGGGAACATATATCCGCTCCCTTGTCCGCGATTTAGCCGCCTTTATGAAAACTTGCGGTTATGTTAAAGCTCTTAGGCGAACTGAAGTCGGACCTTTTACCCTTGAAAAAGCCGCCGGCTTTACATTACTTCCCGATTTTTCACAGCTGCCTAAAACTTGGGAAATAAAAAGCGAAAACGGAGATTGCAAAAAAAATTATTCGGAACAAAAAGAACTTTCTGCGGAAGAAATCAAAAATAAAATATTAAACTTTACGCCTGATATTGCGGAAAAATTAAATTTAAAAAGTTTATTCATATCGGAAAAATACTTAAACGACTTTCATTGCGGAAAAAAAATAAAAATCGATTGGTTCACCTCTTTACAAAAAGAGCACGTTCTTCTTTTCCCTTCGGAAAAAGCCGCCGTTTTTTTTAACGGGCTTTACACGGGACTAATTTCAATGACGGAAAACGGCTTTAAATATGAAACCGTTATAAAGATATAAAATGCTTAATTAAGTTATAATTAACAGGACAGAACAAAGCCCCCTTGCACGAACAAAACAACAAATACTTGATTTATAATCAAAAAAAATCTATACTGAAAAATATGAAAAAACACATTTTATTTTTATGCACTTTTATGCTTATCTCATCGGTTATAAGCTGTAAATCAAGAGCAAATACATTCCCTGAAGAATCTTTATTGATAAAAGAGATTCTAAATGAATTAAATAAGGTTCGAAGCAATCCGAAAAAATATGCGGAAGAAGTTTTATCACCGCGAATAAAATATTTTGAAGATAAACTTTATAAAGCACCTGGTACAATCCCCATTATAACGAATGAAGGAGCTGCAGCGGTTAAAGAATGTATAAACGTTCTCAACAAAACATCTCCTATGGGAACACTGTCGCTTGAAAAAGGTTTATCTCTTGCCGCACAAATGCTTGCAGACGACCAGGCAAAAACGGGTCATATCGGGCATATCGGAAGCGACGGCTCAACGCCTGATAAAAGAATCGGCTTATACGGCAAATGGAGCATAACAATAGGTGAAAATTGCGCTTACGGACCTAAAACCGCTGAAGAAATAATTGCACAGCTTTTAATCGATGACGGAGTTCCTGACAGAGGGCATCGTATAAATATTTTAAATGAAAAATTTAAAAAAGTAGGTATAGGTTTTAATGATAAGGAAAAAGCTCCTTACGGGGCCGTTTCGGTAATGGACTTTGCGGGAGATTATATTTCTAAATAAAATTTTAAGCGAAAAAATTATTTTATCACTTACAATAAAATAACCGAACCGCGCAAATTGCCGATTTTAAATATTTAAGGAATAAGTTATGAACAATTATTTTAATCTTACGGACACGGTTTTTGAAGTTACGGAAAAATATCCGCAGCTCATTCCATATTTCGTAAAAAAAGGATTTACGCCGTTAAATAACCCCATTATGCGTAAAATGATGGGAAAAAAGATAAGCATAGAAAAAGCTCTTCTTTCAAAAAAACTTGATACGGAAAAATGTGAAGCTGAAATGTGCGCCGTAATTAAAACGGGAACCATAAATACTCTTACCGGGTTAAAAAAAACAGATATAAATTCAGCTGAAATGAAAGACGGCGGTAAAAGAAACATAAGAATTGAAGGAGTTTTACCTTGTCCCATTAAAATTCCTCTTTTGGAAAAATTTGAAGAATTTTATTCGGAATATAAAACGGAAAATGAAGAAAAACTTAAAACCGCCGATTATAAAATAACATACGATTTACGCTCCGCAAATTTAGGAATCGACTGGATTTGCGAACAGGTAAAAACAGGCAAAAAAGAAAATCTTCCGGATATTTTACTTTCCGCAGGTTTTGAGCTGTTTTTCGATAAAAACCTTATGGGCCGCTTTATTGAAGACGGTACATTTAATTGCAAAATAGAAAAAATGAATAAGGATTTTTGTAACGCCGATTTGGATTTACGCGACGGTAAAAACAACTATGCAATTATCGGAGCAGTTCCTGCAATTATGATTGTAAACACGGAAACCTTAAACGGACGAAAGCCTCCTGAAACTTGGCAGGACTTACTAAAAGACGAATTTGAAAATTCCGTTGCACTCCCCTTCCAAGATTTGGATTTATTTAATGCCGTTATCTTAACCGTTTACAAAATATTCGGAGATGAAGGAGTGCAAAAATTAGCCGGAGCTTGCGGCAAATTCTTACACCCGGCTCAAATGGTAAAAGGGAAAAAAGAAAGCGTACCGGCAATAAACATCGCTCCGTTCTTTTTTTCTAAGATGATAAAGGAAAATTCCGCATTAAAAGCGGTTTGGCCTAAAGACGGTGCAATCATCGCTCCGATTTTTATGCTTGTAAAAACCGAAAATGCCGAAATCACAAAACCCTTTGCCGATTTTTTCTTTCGGAAAAAACGGGAAACATTTTCGCACAAAGCGGATTTTTTCCTTCGACAAATCCCAATGTCAACAACAACCTTTCAGCGGATAAAAAATTTATATGGGTAGGCTGGGATTTTTTACACAACAACGACATCGGATTACTTTTAGAAAAATTACGTAAAGATTTTGAAACGGCTGCATTGCGGAAATAGCGGAGATAAAAATGAATTTAGCTGTAGTTTCGGGACCTCCTTCGTCCGGGAAAACAAGTATAATTTTAAAAACAATTGAAGCCCTCGATAAAACCGGAATTAAAACCGGAGTTGTAAAATTCGACTGCCTTTATACGGAAGACGATGAACTTTACAGACGGGCCGGAATCCCAGTTCAAAAAGGTATTTCCGGCTCGTTATGTCCCGACCATTTTTTCGTTTCCAATATCGAAGAAATCGTACAATGGGGAATTAAAGAAAAATTAAATCTTTTAATTACTGAATCGGCAGGGCTATGTAATAGATGCTCGCCTTACATAGAAAACATTTTGGGAGTATGCGTTATAGATAACCTTTCAGGAATTAATACTCCAAAAAAAATAGGACCGCTTTTAAAAAACGCCGATATAGTGGTAATAACAAAGGGGGATATAGTTTCCCAAGCCGAACGGGAAGTCTTCGCCGCAAGGATAAATACCGTAAACCCGCGGGCCGTAATTATGCATGTAAACGGTCTTACGGGACAAGGAGCGTTTGAACTTAGCACACTTTTGTTTGAAAAAAAACAAAACATAACAACCGTTCAGGGTATGGAATTACGTTTTCCAATGCCTGCAGCTCTTTGCTCGTATTGTCTTGGAGAAACAAGAATCGGAGATAATTTCCAGATGGGAAATGTCCGAAAAATAAAAATTGAAGAAAATCCGATTCCTCATGATACAACCCTAAATACTGATTAAACAAAAAAGGCCGTTGACATAAATAGCAATTTTATGATATAATCTAAATTCACGTATTATATTCCGTAGTGCTGACGGATAATTAAGGAGTTAAGGCTTATGCCTACAATTAATCAATTGATAAAAAAGGGACGCAAAACTGCCGCAAACAGAACAAAAAGTCCTGCATTGCAGTCTTGCCCCCAAAAACGAGGTGTCTGTACCGGCGTTAAAACGGTTACTCCCAAAAAGCCCAATTCGGCTTTAAGAAAGGTCGCCCGTGTACGCTTAAGCAACGGTATAGAAGTAACAGCCTATATTCCGGGTATCGGTCATAACCTTCAGGAACACTCGGTAGTTCTTGTAAGAGGCGGACGCGTTAAAGACCTTCCCGGTGTACGTTATCATATCGTACGAGGAACAAAAGACGCTCTCGGTGTAGAAGACAGAAAACGGGGCCGCTCCAAGTACGGAGCAAAAAGGCCTAAGGCTTAGGGGGTAAAAAATGGGTAGAGGAAAAGTTGCTGTAAGAAGACCCGCCGCTCCCGATACCAAGTACAACAGTGTTGTTGTAACCAAGTTTATCGGAAGAATGATGCTCTCGGGAAAAAAGAGCATTACAACAAGAATCATGTACGATTCTTTCGACAAAATTAAGGAAAAAACCGGCGAAGAACCGTTAGCCGTTTTTTCCAAGGCCTTGGACAATGTAAAGCCCGTAGTTGAAGTTAAATCGCGCCGTGTAGGAGGCGCTACATATCAAGTTCCTATGGATATTCCTGAAACGCGCCGTGAAGCTCTTGCTATGCGCTGGATTATAGGAGCGGCTCGAAAACGCAGCGGACATGAAATGTCCGAACGTTTGGCGGCAGAGCTTATCGATGCCTACAATAACACAGGAACGGCTTTTAAGAAAAAGGAAGAAGTTCACAGAATGGCGGAAGCTAATAAAGCGTTTGCACACTTTAGGTGGTAATAAAGCTTTCGATACAAAAGCAGTTTCGTGTAAAACGGAGCTGCTTTTTTTTAACAGCCTTAAAAAGCAACAATGCTTACATATTTAAAAACTAATTAAAAATTTCTTCTTTAGGAAGAATCCTTCCTGCAAAACGGTAACAATTTTTCCAATACTTTTCTTCTAATGAAGAAATTATAACGCCTATGGCAGGCCCCTGTGAGGCGGAATGAATAAATTCTCCTCCTCCTATATAAAGTCCTGCATGCGATATTTTTTCTCCCGCAGTTCCTGTAGTATTAAAAAACAGCAAATCGCCGGGCTGAATATCGCTATCTTCTATTCTTTCGGCAAAAGAAGCAATACCGGAAGCGCTTCTCGGTAAAGCAATTTTTACAGAATCCAAGGAAGCTCTGTAAATAAGCCCCGAACAGTCCATTCCGCCGCTATCCGCACAGGCATATTTATAAGGAGTTTTTAAATATTTATAAGCGGCATTTATAAAACTAAGACGCGGAGATTCAGGCGGTTGTTCCGAAAACAAATTTAATCCCGCGAACAAAACAATAAGCATATAAAAAATAATTTTTTTCATAATTTTTGCAACCTCTACCATATTATCGGGTCTAATATCGTGATATATTAGCACAATATTCTGAGAGGACTATAATGGCACAACTTAACAAAAAACCTTGGGCTTTTTTAGATGAATTTAGAGGAAAAAATTTTACGGGAGAGTGGCCTACCCTTCCTGAAATGTTTGAAATTACAGCGTCCCGCTACCCGGAACGTAACTGTCTTACCGTTTTTGAACCTGACCGTATCACCCTTTCATATTCTGAAACCTTAGAGGCAATAAAGAGACTTGCTTATTGGATGACGGAAAACGGGGCGGGAAAAGGAAAACATATTGCAGTTACGGGAAAAAACTCGCCTGAATGGGCAGTAGTGTATTTGGCATCTCTTTTTACCGGAGCTACAATCGTTCCTATAGATTACGGGCTCCATAATGAAGAAATCGAAGTTCTCTTAAAAACCGCAAAACCTATTCTCTTTTTCGTAGACGAAGAAAAATTTCCGCACTTCGAAGAAAAAGCAAAAACCGAAAACTATACAGGTAAACTTTTTTCTTTAAGCAGGACATATCAGGATATCTATATTTATAATTTAAAACCGGCTGGAACCCCTCAATTGGAAAAAGCGGAAGAAAACGATACGGCGGCAATTTTGTTTACCTCAGGTACTACAGGTAATCCGAAGGGTGTTGTTTTAACGCATAAGAATTTGGTTTCAGACTGCTACATCGCTCAATCTAATTTAAACATTTTTCATACGGATGTTTTTTATGCTCTTCTACCGCTGCACCATTCATATACAATGCTTGCCGTATTTATTGAAGCTCTTTCCGTAGGAGCGGAATTGGTATTCGGAAAAACTCTTGCGGTTTCAAAAATGCTTTCGGAGCTCAAACAGGGAAAAATTACTATGTTGTTGGGAGTTCCTCTTTTGTTTAATAAATTGCTTGCAGGAATTTTTAAGGGCATTAAAGCAAAAGGCATTATAGTATTCGGCATAATACGGGCAATGATGGGAATTTCGTATTTTATAAAAAAAGTTTTTAACATAAATGCAGGCAACAAGATGTTTCATTCAATATTGGATAAAGCAAGTTTAAGCTCGGTACGTATTGCAATTTGCGGCGGAGGACCTCTTGCACCGAAAGTTTTCAGAGCTTATAACGAATTCGGTATAGATTTTATCCAAGGTTACGGTCTGACGGAAACATCACCTATTATAGCCCTAAATCCTAAA is drawn from Treponema pedis and contains these coding sequences:
- the rbfA gene encoding 30S ribosome-binding factor RbfA, whose protein sequence is MSEFRLSRLGEQIREEISSLIVSNKIKDPRVFSLLSVNRVIVSKDLAYAKVYVSSFLDEHKTKQGVRGLENAGGFIRTYLAKKLHIRQCPELNFIFDTSIKEGIDMVNKLESLEISPADSDTEKSS
- the nusA gene encoding transcription termination factor NusA, producing the protein MSMGITEAIQVFAQEKGIDDDFVLHIVEQALKASYKKQFGTDINAVFNGETGKIYSKKTIAETVKNQIFEISLEDAKKLAADCDIGDELLVEVDPKNFGINAARVGMQRATQCLREMQKDSLYAEYSTKVGEIIIGYYHRERNGNIYVDLGKVEGLLPQKFQSPRDHFGRNAAAGEETRIKALVKEVKKHRQSNIVQLILSRTDSQFVKRILELEVPEIESGVVKIHHIVREAGFRTKLSVSSTRDDVDPVGACVGAKGARIQAVIAEIDDEKIDVVPFSEDPKVYIKNALSPAEVSKVIILDAEKRLALAIVAESQLSLAIGKQGLNVRLANRLVDWNIDVKTEEQFKEMDIYTDAIKAVEGLFAEETEEDDEYEEISDVSELPGITEDIVAVLHNNGIEDVQDLINKEDNEIKNLEGMTEDMAETLLDIIANAVEVVEEDEEREENTVNENEEIDIEEHQDEEFECPECGHPITIDMTKCPNCGIELAFEYEDEE
- the truB gene encoding tRNA pseudouridine(55) synthase TruB, which translates into the protein MQKRNGFIIPFAKQTGLTSFASMTAVKKALGTKKVGHTGTLDSFADGLLVLLSDKMTHLAGIISAGKKSYEVWAEFGIQTSSLDTEGEIIRTAELPTLSALEKAIPEFIGKIEQVPPEFSAIKINGKRASDRIRQGERVDLAPRPIEIFNIGLINIIPSLDGKVKYARLSVDCSKGTYIRSLVRDLAAFMKTCGYVKALRRTEVGPFTLEKAAGFTLLPDFSQLPKTWEIKSENGDCKKNYSEQKELSAEEIKNKILNFTPDIAEKLNLKSLFISEKYLNDFHCGKKIKIDWFTSLQKEHVLLFPSEKAAVFFNGLYTGLISMTENGFKYETVIKI
- a CDS encoding AMP-binding protein, whose product is MAQLNKKPWAFLDEFRGKNFTGEWPTLPEMFEITASRYPERNCLTVFEPDRITLSYSETLEAIKRLAYWMTENGAGKGKHIAVTGKNSPEWAVVYLASLFTGATIVPIDYGLHNEEIEVLLKTAKPILFFVDEEKFPHFEEKAKTENYTGKLFSLSRTYQDIYIYNLKPAGTPQLEKAEENDTAAILFTSGTTGNPKGVVLTHKNLVSDCYIAQSNLNIFHTDVFYALLPLHHSYTMLAVFIEALSVGAELVFGKTLAVSKMLSELKQGKITMLLGVPLLFNKLLAGIFKGIKAKGIIVFGIIRAMMGISYFIKKVFNINAGNKMFHSILDKASLSSVRIAICGGGPLAPKVFRAYNEFGIDFIQGYGLTETSPIIALNPKEHFKIKSVGQYFIGYMEMKILDPDEKGIGEVAVKGPMVMQGYYNMPEETAKVLSPDGWFRTGDLGWLDDEGYLYLCGRAKNLIVTAGGKNVFPEEIENMFQLYYNEIEQITAVGYIGTDGEEVEALVYPAEELYKKLNVTRGSKDGDSAVQTEIDKIIDGINKRLLPYQRITKTTYLTEPLEMTTTKKVKRFKK
- the infB gene encoding translation initiation factor IF-2 — its product is MAEDIEKTNKPDVILNKKNKPVSEQKTEPKKKVRVIKKPVSEKPKKPEQNAEEKLSASISKDMPKQVVSVKKADSQTVKPKVDSTKDGGKEIQKAAQQEEALQQNRPHSEKREEQKPQTAQTGEAKNNLPPKKEEKSGAQVNTGAPIDFLTKRPNVKAGNLADNPRKNHRDRGDRNTGKNQHLGGQGKRRESNFSGSQARAYSDSKKQNRSGQGLQNRGGKQDGRSQGKPMGFAGQRPAPAPIPVEKNKGQNNKKAYTKKKEIYSKKDKEDEFFEEKLLNQKKKQKEKIHNVPKQIEMMETISVSELAKKMNLKASELIGKLMGMGMMVTMNQSIDYDTAAILASEYECDVKIVSLYDETVIETKADELDELQPRPPVVTIMGHVDHGKTKTLDAIRSSNVAAGEFGGITQHIGAYTVNTKGGKITFLDTPGHEAFTMMRARGAEITDIVVLVVAADDGVMPQTIEAINHARAAKVPIIVAVNKVDKPEANIDKVKTRLSELGLMPEEWGGDTMFVEISALKKQGIDTLLETILLQAEVLELKANYGCNAEGKVIESRIDHGRGVVATIIVQRGTLRTGDPYVAGIYSGRVRAIFNDRGEKIDEASPSMPVEILGLEGMPNAGDPFQVTDSERIARQISDKRQELKRFEDSRNVKKVTLDNLYETIHEGEVLELKVIIKGDVQGSVEALKQSLEKLSTPEIRLNVIHASAGAINDSDVMLAAADSNAIIIGFNVRPTPQAKLLAEQEKVDIRKYTVIYTAVNEIKDAMEGMLSPDLKEQVIGTVEVRNTFKVPKIGKIAGCYVTDGTVKRNCTVHVIREGIVIHTGKISSLKRFKDDAKEVAAGFECGICIEDFNDIQVDDQLEVIEIIEIARKLSGSETYKAPEIPQEEIHNE
- the rpsG gene encoding 30S ribosomal protein S7, whose translation is MGRGKVAVRRPAAPDTKYNSVVVTKFIGRMMLSGKKSITTRIMYDSFDKIKEKTGEEPLAVFSKALDNVKPVVEVKSRRVGGATYQVPMDIPETRREALAMRWIIGAARKRSGHEMSERLAAELIDAYNNTGTAFKKKEEVHRMAEANKAFAHFRW
- a CDS encoding C40 family peptidase is translated as MKKIIFYMLIVLFAGLNLFSEQPPESPRLSFINAAYKYLKTPYKYACADSGGMDCSGLIYRASLDSVKIALPRSASGIASFAERIEDSDIQPGDLLFFNTTGTAGEKISHAGLYIGGGEFIHSASQGPAIGVIISSLEEKYWKNCYRFAGRILPKEEIFN
- a CDS encoding GTP-binding protein, encoding MNLAVVSGPPSSGKTSIILKTIEALDKTGIKTGVVKFDCLYTEDDELYRRAGIPVQKGISGSLCPDHFFVSNIEEIVQWGIKEKLNLLITESAGLCNRCSPYIENILGVCVIDNLSGINTPKKIGPLLKNADIVVITKGDIVSQAEREVFAARINTVNPRAVIMHVNGLTGQGAFELSTLLFEKKQNITTVQGMELRFPMPAALCSYCLGETRIGDNFQMGNVRKIKIEENPIPHDTTLNTD
- the rpsL gene encoding 30S ribosomal protein S12, giving the protein MPTINQLIKKGRKTAANRTKSPALQSCPQKRGVCTGVKTVTPKKPNSALRKVARVRLSNGIEVTAYIPGIGHNLQEHSVVLVRGGRVKDLPGVRYHIVRGTKDALGVEDRKRGRSKYGAKRPKA
- a CDS encoding CAP domain-containing protein, producing the protein MKKHILFLCTFMLISSVISCKSRANTFPEESLLIKEILNELNKVRSNPKKYAEEVLSPRIKYFEDKLYKAPGTIPIITNEGAAAVKECINVLNKTSPMGTLSLEKGLSLAAQMLADDQAKTGHIGHIGSDGSTPDKRIGLYGKWSITIGENCAYGPKTAEEIIAQLLIDDGVPDRGHRINILNEKFKKVGIGFNDKEKAPYGAVSVMDFAGDYISK